The Toxorhynchites rutilus septentrionalis strain SRP chromosome 3, ASM2978413v1, whole genome shotgun sequence genome includes a region encoding these proteins:
- the LOC129778706 gene encoding uncharacterized protein LOC129778706, with product MRCYENFSEPVRKQLLSNLLKLTSSGQHQFISSHMTIIRTVRPKVLISRRARTRIYNLPGVGGPVKVCKQMFRTTLDLTDRKLRTFAHKLVLDSGIARDDMRMNNQSSRKVTVEHASYIKNHIRLFPSEESHYGREKSSCLYLSSDLDIRRMYQLYQNQCDMDNLIPVHYNTYRLAFNSMNLKFRKPRIDTCNTCDTFNVELRIEKYEAERNEIIARKKAHHDEANSVYHEKRQDRARADEDASVRTISFDLQKQLATPYLTCGRSFYSRQLYTYNLTIFETQVDINVPTCYMWDETRAKRGSREIGSCLWSYLKGLPVYVQEVNMCSDSCAGQNNNRIVLFIMAYFVEIMASEGRKFILRHKFMTSGHSHMECDTIHLAIERAKRRTTINIETPHDWSILIASIKRTNPILL from the exons ATGCGATGCTACGAAAACTTTTCAGAACCTGTCCGAAAGCAGTTACTTAGTAATCTTCTCAAACTGACTTCATCCGGTCAGCATCAATTCATATCAAGTCACATGACCATTATCAGGACAGTAAGACCGAAG GTTTTAATTTCACGCCGCGCTCGAACGAGGATTTACAATTTACCTGGTGTGGGAGGTCCAGTTAAAGTTTGTAAACAAATGTTTCGGACAACACTTGATCTTACAGATCGTAAACTACGCACGTTTGCTCATAAGCTCGTTTTGGACAGCGGTATTGCAAGAGATGATATGAGAATGAATAATCAATCGAGTAGAAAAGTAACTGTTGAACATGCCAGTTATATCAAAAACCACATCAGATTATTCCCATCAGAAGAAAGCCATTATGGTCGAGAGAAATCATCCTGCTTGTACCTATCGTCTGACTTGGATATACGTCGAATGTACCAACtttatcaaaatcaatgtgaTATGGATAATCTAATACCAGTACATTATAATACCTATAGACTTGCTTTCAACTCGATGAACTTAAAATTCAGAAAACCTAGAATCGACACCTGTAACACTTGCGACACGTTCAACGTAGAATTACGAATAGAAAAATATGAAGCAGAACGAAACGAAATTATTGCTCGTAAGAAAGCACACCATGATGAAGCTAACAGTGTGTACCATGAGAAGCGACAGGATCGAGCACGAGCGGATGAAGATGCATCTGTAAGAACAATATCGTTCGATTTGCAAAAACAACTAGCCACACCCTACCTGACATGTGGCCGATCGTTTTACAGCCGTCAGCTGTATACCTATAATCTCACAATATTTGAGACACAGGTAGATATAAATGTACCCACTTGCTACATGTGGGACGAGACGAGAGCTAAACGAGGCTCGCGTGAAATAGGATCATGTTTGTGGTCCTATTTGAAAGGTCTTCCAGTTTATGTACAAGAAGTTAATATGTGTAGTGATAGCTGCGCTGGACAGAACAATAATCGGATTGTTCTTTTTATTATGGCATACTTTGTTGAAATTATGGCTTCAGAAGGCCGAAAGTTCATTTTACGACACAAATTTATGACTAGCGGGCATAGTCATATGGAATGTGACACGATTCATTTAGCAATCGAACGAGCGAAAAGAAGGACAACAATCAACATTGAAACTCCACACGATTGGAGTATTTTAATTGCATCGATAAAGCGAACCAATCcaatcttactataa
- the LOC129774320 gene encoding uncharacterized protein LOC129774320 produces MSEDAVDLILDDFYDESIMDPLAERQFNHSKEGYHQGSLQGQFRGPWTNLTNTGGNRVVLEDISNCSTIYTRRRIDSIRASIDSFTSRQWDENLSFQRILTSTPFALNLSLDQNPTPLNLVIDKSSIADSKGPSRFSAVLDLRKKNIETSEDQPLVSSQPTKIIHGRFEPYATISLRLINDKVTALADPPTGSSFIAVDLDRNWSNVAYEVDYTNDANDPDWIPDGDATQLDNLTIYEYFEEFKNNVSDADTDEENEETGRRIKAEK; encoded by the exons ATGTCTGAAGATGCAGTTGATTTGATTCTAG ACGACTTCTACGATGAAAGTATTATGGATCCACTGGCAGAAAGGCAGTTTAACCACAGTAAAGAAG GCTACCACCAAGGAAGTCTGCAAGGCCAATTCCGAGGACCTTGGACAAACCTCACGAATACAGGTGGCAATCGTGTCGTTCTGGAAGATATATCGAATTGTTCCACAATCTACACACGAAGACGAATTGATTCAATTAGAGCTAGCATTG ATTCATTCACCAGCCGGCAATGGGACGAAAATTTGTCGTTTCAACGCATCCTGACATCTACCCCATTTGCTTTGAATCTTTCGTTGGACCAAAATCCAACACCATTGAATTTGGTGATTGATAAATCATCCATAGCCGATTCGAAAGGTCCGAGCCGATTTTCAGCAGTGCTTGATTTGCGAAAAAAGAATATTGAGACGAGTGAAGATCAGCCTTTGGTTTCATCGCAACCCACGAAAATAATCCATGGGCGTTTCGAGCCATATGCCACGATCAGTCTTCGTTTAATAAATGATAAAGTTACTGCTCTAGCTGATCCCCCGACTGGTTCATCGTTTATTGCAGTAGATTTGGATCGAAATTGGAGTAATGTCGCGTATGAAGTAGATTATACGAATGATGCCAACGACCCGGACTGGATACCTGATGGCGATGCAACACAATTAGATAATTTAACTatttatgaatattttgaagaatttaaGAATAATGTATCTGATGCTGACACGGATGAGGAAAATGAAGAAACAGGGCGGAGAATCAAAGCCGAAAAGTAA
- the LOC129776210 gene encoding T-complex protein 1 subunit zeta: MASISLLNPKAEFARAAQALAVNIGAAKGIQDVMKTNLGPKGTMKMLVSGAGDIKITKDGNVLLHEMQIQHPTASLIARASTAQDDMTGDGTTSTVLIIGELLKQADLYISDGLHPRILAEGFDQARQQAMQILDQMCHPIEINKESLLDVARTSLRTKVHPQLADLLTEVCVDAVLAIRTEGKPVDLHMVELMEMQHKSATDTQLVKGIVMDHGSRHPDMPKRLENAYILTCNVSMEYEKSEVNSGFFYKTAEEREKFVLAEREFIEERVKKVIELKRKLCDGTDKTFVVINQKGIDPMSLDMLAKEGIMALRRAKRRNMERLSLACGGIALNSFDDMDESNLGFAGVVYEHVLGENKYTFVEDCKNPQSVTILVKGPNKYTLTQIKDAVRDGLRSIHNAIEDKKLVPGAAAFEIRAHNKLKEHANGVKGKTRLAIQAYADALLVIPKVLAVNSGHDAQDTIVRLQEESRLSEDPIGLDLSTGEPMKPVDLGVFDNYIVKKQILNSCTVIASNLLLVDEIMRAGMSSLKG, from the exons ATGGCATCGATCAGTTTGTTGAATCCGAAGGCCGAATTTGCTCGTGCCGCCCAGGCTCTGGCCGTTAATATCGGCGCCGCAAAAGGCATCCAGGATGTGATGAAAACCAACCTCGGTCCGAAGGGAACGATGAAAAT GTTGGTCTCCGGTGCCGGCGACATAAAAATCACCAAGGATGGAAATGTGCTGCTGCATGAGATGCAAATCCAACATCCGACGGCGTCGTTGATTGCTCGGGCAAGCACGGCCCAGGACGATATGACCGGCGATGGTACCACTTCGACGGTGTTGATTATCGGTGAACTGCTGAAGCAGGCCGATTTGTATATTTCCGATGGGCTGCATCCACGAATTTTGGCCGAAGGATTCGATCAGGCTCGCCAGCAGGCTATGCAGATTCTGGATCAGATGTGTCATCCGATCGAAATTAACAAGGAAAGTTTGCTGGATGTTGCCCGTACCTCACTGCGTACCAAAGTACATCCCCAGTTGGCCGATTTGCTGACGGAGGTTTGCGTGGATGCTGTGCTGGCCATCCGGACGGAAGGTAAGCCGGTGGATTTGCACATGGTGGAGTTGATGGAAATGCAGCACAAATCGGCCACCGACACTCAGCTGGTCAAAGGCATCGTAATGGATCACGGTTCTCGGCATCCGGATATGCCGAAGCGTTTGGAGAATGCCTATATTCTGACGTGTAATGTGTCGATGGAGTACGAGAAGAGCGAAgttaattccggattcttctacAAAACCGCCGAAGAGCGTGAGAAATTTGTGTTGGCCGAACGAGAGTTCATCGAAGAGCGCGTCAAGAAGGTAATCGAACTGAAGCGTAAATTGTGTGACGGTACGGACAAGACCTTCGTCGTGATCAACCAGAAAGGTATTGACCCAATGTCTCTGGATATGCTTGCCAAAGAGGGTATTATGGCCTTGCGTCGCGCAAAGAGGCGTAACATGGAACGTTTGTCGCTTGCCTGTGGTGGAATTGCGCTAAATTCCTTTGACGATATGGACGAATCCAACCTGGGTTTTGCTGGTGTGGTCTATGAGCATGTTCTAGGAGAGAATAAGTACACTTTTGTGGAAGATTGCAAGAATCCCCAGTCCGTTACGATTTTGGTGAAGGGTCCAAACAAATATACACTCACTCAAATCAAGGATGCCGTGCGGGATGGTCTCCGATCGATCCATAACGCTATCGAGGACAAAAAGTTGGTACCCGGCGCGGCTGCTTTCGAAATCCGTGCTCACAACAAGCTGAAGGAGCACGCGAATGGTGTTAAGGGCAAGACACGTCTTGCCATCCAGGCATATGCCGATGCTCTTCTTGTTATTCCCAAGGTGCTGGCGGTGAACAGTGGTCACGATGCTCAGGATACTATTGTGCGTCTTCAGGAGGAAAGTAGGCTTAGCGAGGATCCCATTGGATTGGATCTATCCACTGGGGAACCTATGAAACCGGTCGATCTGGGTGTGTTCGACAATTACATTGTCAAGAAGCAGATATTGAACTCATGTACCGTTATTGCAAGTAACCTGCTGCTGGTGGATGAAATCATGCGTGCTGGCATGAGCAGCCTGAAGGGTTAG